The following coding sequences are from one Paenibacillus sp. JDR-2 window:
- a CDS encoding nitroreductase family protein, producing MPEHILNNDFINIITGRRSVRHYDENVKIPKEEMQDIIKEASLAPSSANMQPWRVIVVNTPEGKNKLRPLVQFNTRQNDTSAAMLIILGDTKSELYVEGIYDSAVEQGKMPKDLRDKQVTQIMNMFPLLPREIKIEVAKIDASLFAMQLMLVARAHGYDTNPMAGFERDKIVSTFDLDDERYVPVMILSIGKAAQEGHESVRMDSEQITFWR from the coding sequence ATGCCGGAACATATTCTAAACAACGATTTTATCAACATCATTACTGGCAGGCGTTCAGTACGCCATTATGATGAGAACGTTAAGATTCCAAAGGAAGAAATGCAGGATATCATTAAAGAAGCAAGTTTAGCGCCTTCTTCTGCAAATATGCAGCCATGGCGCGTTATCGTCGTTAATACCCCTGAAGGAAAAAACAAACTTCGGCCACTCGTGCAATTCAATACGAGGCAAAATGATACGTCAGCCGCTATGCTTATTATTTTAGGCGATACTAAAAGCGAACTGTATGTAGAGGGAATTTATGATTCAGCCGTAGAACAAGGGAAAATGCCGAAGGATTTGCGCGATAAGCAAGTCACACAAATTATGAACATGTTTCCTCTGCTGCCTAGAGAAATTAAAATCGAGGTCGCCAAAATCGATGCAAGTTTATTTGCCATGCAACTAATGTTGGTTGCCCGTGCGCATGGTTATGACACCAATCCTATGGCAGGCTTTGAACGCGATAAGATTGTCAGCACCTTCGATCTGGACGACGAACGTTATGTACCGGTCATGATCCTCTCCATCGGCAAAGCCGCACAAGAGGGGCATGAATCTGTGCGTATGGATAGCGAGCAAATTACTTTTTGGCGCTGA
- a CDS encoding CBO0543 family protein, which yields MRLCRFMIMERNILIGIWILTILLLIFTIPLSKIREAFVVFSFKQILTWFFGLLVAQYKLIEYPVREFPYATRSSFSFEYFIYPAICIVFNLKFPKDKSIIKKTLWYLFFPSWMTALEVLLEKHTGLIHYIAWHWYWTWVTLLATFCLTRMFYLWFMKKQTGQTQTNEEI from the coding sequence ATGAGGTTGTGTCGCTTTATGATAATGGAAAGAAACATTCTAATCGGAATTTGGATATTAACAATCTTGCTCTTAATATTTACGATACCTCTTAGCAAAATAAGGGAAGCGTTTGTCGTTTTTTCGTTTAAACAAATACTAACTTGGTTTTTTGGGCTTCTTGTTGCACAGTATAAATTAATTGAATACCCTGTTCGCGAGTTTCCTTATGCGACACGAAGCAGTTTCTCGTTCGAGTATTTCATCTATCCTGCAATCTGCATCGTGTTTAACTTGAAGTTTCCAAAAGACAAAAGCATCATCAAAAAAACGCTCTGGTATTTATTTTTTCCAAGCTGGATGACGGCTTTGGAGGTATTGTTGGAAAAGCATACTGGGCTTATACACTACATCGCCTGGCACTGGTACTGGACCTGGGTTACCCTTTTAGCTACCTTTTGCTTGACCCGGATGTTTTATCTTTGGTTTATGAAAAAACAAACTGGACAGACGCAAACTAACGAGGAAATTTAG
- a CDS encoding VOC family protein, translated as METNKLLRMDNVGIVVESLDDAISFFEEIGLKLEGRATVEGEWAGRVTGLGSQNVEIAMMVTPDGHSRLELSRFLNPPTISDHRTAPVNALGYLRVMFTVENIDEMVSRLTKYGAQLVGEVVQYEDSYRLCYIRGNEGLLIGLAEQLGNK; from the coding sequence GTGGAAACAAACAAATTACTAAGAATGGACAATGTTGGCATCGTTGTAGAGTCCCTTGATGACGCGATCTCTTTCTTTGAGGAAATTGGCTTGAAGCTCGAAGGGCGAGCTACTGTCGAAGGTGAATGGGCTGGTCGCGTAACCGGGCTGGGTTCACAGAATGTAGAGATTGCTATGATGGTTACCCCAGATGGCCACAGCCGCCTTGAACTTTCGCGATTTCTCAACCCACCTACTATATCAGATCACCGAACTGCTCCTGTAAATGCCCTCGGTTATCTTCGCGTCATGTTCACCGTTGAAAACATTGACGAAATGGTATCCAGACTCACTAAGTATGGCGCTCAGCTCGTTGGCGAAGTGGTTCAGTACGAGGACTCGTATCGGCTCTGCTATATTCGTGGAAATGAAGGACTTCTAATCGGTTTGGCGGAACAACTCGGTAATAAATAA
- a CDS encoding LysR family transcriptional regulator, with protein sequence MEWQQIEYFQTLARLQHVTRAADQLSLSQPALSRSLAKLEEELGVPLFDRQGRSLKLNRYGELFLKRAERILMEMESAKKELHDIVDPELGEVAFGFLHTLSSRVIPDFLGAFREQSPSIRFELKQNHSYNLLNHLYSGELDLCLIAEPTEPRLPIEWIPLWSEEVLAVLPAGHPLAGADSLALEELAEEPFILLKKGYALRDTVDRLFQQSGIRPRVTFEGEETSIAAGLVAAGLGVSLLPSSGLDPSQIRQVRVRDDNSRRVLGLALLEGKYLSPAAASLKQFAIHYFREFRA encoded by the coding sequence TTGGAATGGCAGCAGATCGAATACTTTCAGACGTTAGCACGCCTGCAACACGTGACACGCGCGGCGGACCAGCTGTCTCTCTCTCAACCGGCTCTGAGCCGGTCTCTCGCCAAGTTGGAGGAGGAGTTAGGCGTTCCCTTGTTTGACCGACAGGGACGCAGCTTGAAGCTTAACCGATACGGGGAACTATTTCTAAAGAGGGCGGAACGAATTCTTATGGAAATGGAATCCGCAAAAAAGGAGCTTCACGATATTGTGGATCCAGAGCTTGGTGAAGTCGCCTTCGGCTTCCTGCACACACTAAGCTCGAGGGTTATACCCGACTTCCTAGGCGCCTTCCGTGAACAGTCACCTTCCATACGGTTCGAGCTAAAGCAGAATCACAGCTACAATTTGTTGAATCATCTTTATTCGGGGGAGCTGGATCTCTGCTTAATCGCCGAACCGACGGAGCCTCGGCTGCCGATTGAGTGGATTCCGCTATGGAGCGAGGAGGTGCTCGCCGTACTGCCGGCCGGACACCCGCTGGCGGGCGCCGATAGTCTGGCATTAGAGGAGCTGGCGGAAGAGCCGTTTATCTTGCTGAAGAAAGGCTACGCTCTGCGCGACACGGTAGACCGGCTGTTCCAGCAGAGTGGTATCCGCCCCAGAGTAACGTTCGAGGGAGAAGAGACTTCCATCGCGGCGGGACTTGTAGCCGCCGGGCTGGGCGTGTCTCTGCTGCCATCGTCGGGCTTGGATCCGAGCCAAATCCGACAGGTACGCGTACGGGACGATAACTCTCGAAGGGTGTTAGGTCTTGCTCTCCTGGAGGGGAAATATCTCTCTCCGGCCGCCGCATCCTTAAAGCAATTCGCAATCCATTATTTCCGGGAATTTAGAGCATAA
- a CDS encoding DUF1048 domain-containing protein — protein sequence MSIRDIIEGKKEWRSHVARVKALPRDYQIVYKEIQKYLFKVGPVEPTDWMGVLSGIIDLFEEGAALGKGVLEVTGSDVAAFCDDLIKNLKTYADRNQ from the coding sequence ATGAGCATACGAGATATCATCGAAGGCAAAAAAGAGTGGCGTTCGCACGTGGCGCGCGTCAAAGCCCTCCCGCGGGATTATCAGATCGTTTATAAAGAGATCCAAAAATATCTCTTTAAGGTCGGTCCTGTCGAGCCCACCGATTGGATGGGAGTGCTCTCGGGGATTATCGATCTTTTCGAAGAGGGGGCGGCCTTGGGGAAAGGCGTGCTTGAAGTGACGGGCAGTGACGTTGCGGCATTCTGCGACGATCTGATCAAAAATTTAAAAACCTACGCTGATAGAAATCAGTAG
- a CDS encoding DUF1048 domain-containing protein, whose translation MNFWEKITGSDMTKEFKAFEARVKKLPADYQAAWKDIYSNLFQYSDFTGRNLMPILDGVLGLLEETAADGQSVREVLGDDIKGFCSALAGEEGAKSFRDKWREQLNYSIAKKLGK comes from the coding sequence ATGAATTTCTGGGAAAAAATCACTGGCAGTGACATGACTAAAGAATTCAAAGCCTTTGAAGCGCGCGTCAAAAAGCTGCCGGCTGACTATCAAGCGGCATGGAAAGACATTTACTCCAATCTTTTTCAGTATTCGGATTTTACCGGTCGTAACCTCATGCCGATTCTTGATGGTGTTCTAGGCCTGCTTGAAGAAACGGCTGCGGACGGTCAGAGCGTCCGAGAGGTTCTGGGTGACGATATCAAAGGCTTCTGTTCGGCGCTAGCCGGCGAAGAAGGAGCGAAGTCTTTCCGCGACAAATGGCGTGAGCAGCTTAACTATAGTATCGCTAAAAAATTAGGTAAATAG
- a CDS encoding MarR family winged helix-turn-helix transcriptional regulator, protein MHSRKDTPYMDLFQIIGLKLKKRADESIKELGLSSQQGKVIDYIYENQDNHIIQKDLADRFHLRGASITSMLQGLEQKGFIERKIPANNERQKNIYVLPKAVELIEGFNDSFQKVEDEIVQALNDEEKQILKKLLIRINERI, encoded by the coding sequence ATGCATTCCCGAAAAGATACGCCCTATATGGATTTGTTTCAGATTATTGGTCTCAAGTTAAAGAAAAGAGCGGATGAGAGTATAAAAGAGCTGGGATTAAGCTCTCAACAAGGAAAAGTAATCGATTATATTTACGAGAACCAAGATAATCATATTATTCAAAAGGATCTTGCAGATCGGTTTCATCTACGCGGGGCAAGCATTACAAGCATGCTTCAAGGTCTAGAGCAAAAAGGGTTCATCGAGCGCAAAATCCCGGCCAATAATGAACGGCAAAAAAATATATACGTATTGCCAAAAGCGGTTGAATTGATTGAAGGCTTTAATGACTCATTCCAAAAAGTGGAGGATGAAATCGTTCAAGCTCTTAATGACGAGGAGAAGCAAATCTTAAAGAAATTGCTGATTAGAATTAATGAACGCATATAA
- a CDS encoding amidohydrolase family protein, which produces MEKIKQNAALEQITAITNVRIFDGYQIIAPRHIVIKGESIISVGGDIPADATIIDGENATLLPGLIDAHVHTSIGGLRDALKFGVTTELEMNGDFTGRGREIQLKNVDDIADVRSAGTAITAPGGHPDELLPDGDEIPEFVLKELEKLSEEDREAMLAAYAHDHDEIPQVTTVEEAIKHVHTQVENGADYIKIMIEEGTVMGAPGLPVLSDEILKTAVTEAHKFDKLVIAHVLTALSSKAAIDFGVDGLGHLFIDRPECTSELVKSIADSGAFVTPCLVLNSSIIGNPASELANDPRVHSKLSPDWIDILNSSFNTFPQGNMENSFKNVMDLHHAGVDILVGTDVAPVPVPNLGGLAHGASVHHEMQLLVKAGFTPTEALQSATSKPARCFGLHDRGRITEGARADLILINGDPTTNISDTLSIKSVWFNGSQQLG; this is translated from the coding sequence ATGGAGAAAATAAAACAAAATGCTGCGTTAGAACAAATAACGGCAATTACGAATGTACGAATCTTTGATGGATATCAAATTATAGCTCCCAGACATATTGTCATTAAAGGGGAGTCCATTATTTCAGTGGGCGGAGACATTCCCGCCGATGCAACGATTATCGATGGAGAAAATGCGACACTGCTACCTGGTCTGATTGATGCACATGTCCATACCTCAATTGGCGGATTACGAGATGCCTTAAAATTCGGCGTTACAACTGAACTTGAAATGAACGGTGATTTTACTGGAAGAGGGCGCGAAATTCAGCTAAAAAATGTGGATGACATCGCGGACGTCCGTTCTGCCGGTACAGCGATTACCGCTCCTGGTGGACACCCGGATGAATTACTGCCGGATGGAGATGAAATACCGGAATTCGTATTAAAGGAACTAGAGAAGTTATCGGAGGAAGACAGGGAAGCGATGTTGGCCGCATACGCTCACGATCACGACGAAATACCGCAAGTTACGACGGTTGAAGAAGCGATCAAGCATGTGCATACCCAAGTGGAGAATGGAGCCGACTATATTAAGATTATGATTGAAGAAGGAACGGTCATGGGTGCACCTGGCTTGCCCGTTCTAAGCGATGAGATTCTAAAAACAGCCGTGACTGAAGCCCACAAATTCGATAAGTTGGTCATCGCCCACGTCTTGACTGCTCTTTCATCGAAAGCAGCCATCGATTTTGGAGTCGACGGGTTGGGCCACTTGTTTATCGATAGACCAGAGTGCACGTCAGAATTAGTTAAATCCATCGCGGATTCAGGAGCTTTTGTTACACCGTGCTTGGTGTTGAATTCATCGATTATTGGAAATCCGGCATCGGAATTGGCGAATGATCCACGGGTTCATTCCAAATTAAGTCCGGACTGGATCGATATTTTGAACTCAAGCTTCAATACGTTCCCTCAAGGCAATATGGAGAACAGCTTTAAGAATGTGATGGATCTTCACCATGCCGGAGTTGATATTCTTGTAGGTACGGATGTTGCGCCGGTTCCCGTTCCGAACCTTGGTGGCCTTGCTCATGGGGCTAGCGTCCACCACGAAATGCAGCTGCTGGTGAAGGCCGGGTTCACTCCGACTGAGGCTCTTCAGTCGGCTACTTCCAAACCGGCCCGTTGCTTTGGTCTTCATGATCGCGGCCGGATTACCGAAGGTGCGCGTGCTGATCTTATTCTCATAAACGGCGATCCGACCACTAATATTTCGGATACCTTGTCGATTAAATCCGTATGGTTCAATGGTTCGCAGCAACTAGGTTAA
- a CDS encoding HAMP domain-containing sensor histidine kinase: MDIKWISERFKIKRSVRYSFLAAMVFTLVLSYLLSLYIIGLIGQLLDSITSKGKLEYIPLLIFTSLAVFIMIFLLTFYLLTKRMINYFSVLSEGLGLISQGNFEYRVPVRREDELGMLARNMNKMAEQLSSQKRKEKETEESKMNLITGVSHDLRTPLTSMIGYLDLLRKRSYIDENEYDRFVNNAFSKAQQLKKLIDDLFIYTRLTTGDMIFAKQQADMRELVEQVLFEFIPIAEENHVFVRPHLNIHEAAVHIDPEQVARILDNLLMNALKYSKTPKDIDVYLMSDETSVYLTVANEGEQITKEQEGKLFDRFYKKEHVESNAHIQVGAGLGLAIARQLAEHQDGCLTLDYEDGHYAFTLKLPLA; encoded by the coding sequence TTGGATATAAAATGGATAAGTGAGCGATTCAAAATAAAACGCAGCGTAAGATATTCTTTTCTTGCGGCTATGGTTTTTACACTTGTATTATCATACCTTCTTAGTTTGTATATTATTGGCCTAATCGGGCAACTGCTCGATTCAATTACTTCCAAAGGGAAGCTTGAGTATATTCCGCTATTAATCTTCACTTCACTAGCCGTATTCATCATGATTTTTCTGTTAACTTTTTATTTGCTAACGAAGCGTATGATTAATTATTTCTCCGTGCTTTCGGAAGGGCTCGGATTGATTTCTCAAGGGAATTTTGAATATAGGGTACCTGTTCGCCGGGAAGACGAATTAGGCATGCTGGCCAGAAACATGAACAAGATGGCGGAACAACTTTCCTCGCAAAAAAGGAAGGAAAAGGAGACCGAGGAATCTAAAATGAACCTTATTACGGGTGTGTCTCATGATCTTCGCACTCCGCTCACGAGTATGATTGGTTATTTAGATTTACTTCGTAAAAGGTCCTATATAGACGAGAATGAATACGACCGGTTTGTAAACAATGCTTTTAGCAAAGCCCAACAACTGAAGAAGTTAATTGACGATTTATTTATCTATACCCGTCTAACCACTGGAGACATGATATTTGCCAAGCAACAAGCGGATATGCGAGAGCTAGTGGAGCAAGTGCTGTTTGAGTTTATACCCATTGCCGAAGAGAATCATGTATTCGTAAGGCCACATTTAAACATACATGAGGCAGCCGTCCATATTGACCCCGAACAGGTCGCAAGAATCTTAGACAACTTGCTGATGAACGCTCTTAAATATTCAAAGACACCTAAAGACATTGATGTTTATTTAATGTCTGACGAAACATCCGTGTATTTAACTGTAGCGAACGAGGGAGAACAAATTACGAAAGAACAAGAAGGTAAACTCTTTGATCGCTTTTATAAGAAGGAGCATGTGGAGAGCAATGCACATATTCAAGTAGGTGCTGGCCTTGGCCTTGCTATTGCGAGGCAACTTGCAGAACACCAGGATGGTTGCCTTACACTTGACTATGAGGATGGTCATTATGCGTTTACATTGAAACTCCCTCTTGCTTAG
- a CDS encoding response regulator transcription factor produces the protein MGVILVVDDDTEIRDVIHVYLRNEGHSVLEAGDGSEAIDLLVQQEVDLVILDVMMPRMDGIKACMHIREQYSVPIIMLSAKEGDIDKIMGLSIGADDYVTKPFNPMELIARVKAQLRRQKMLTSKEGVHDQITIDELVIDVAKHFVSIRGQVVMLTPLEFAILKLLAANPGQVFSADTIYESVWKERIGFSDNTVMVHIRNLREKLEINPRKPEYIKTVWGVGYKMDK, from the coding sequence ATGGGTGTCATATTAGTCGTGGATGATGATACCGAAATTAGAGACGTTATTCATGTTTATTTACGAAATGAAGGACACTCGGTTCTCGAAGCCGGCGACGGATCAGAAGCAATCGATTTGCTTGTTCAGCAGGAAGTGGATCTTGTTATTTTGGATGTCATGATGCCGAGAATGGACGGTATAAAAGCATGCATGCATATTCGGGAACAATATTCCGTCCCCATCATCATGCTCTCCGCGAAGGAAGGAGATATTGATAAGATTATGGGGCTATCAATAGGCGCTGACGATTATGTAACAAAACCGTTTAACCCGATGGAACTGATTGCCCGCGTGAAGGCGCAGTTAAGGCGACAGAAAATGCTTACGTCGAAAGAAGGCGTACATGATCAGATAACCATTGATGAACTTGTAATCGACGTTGCAAAGCACTTTGTATCGATTCGAGGTCAAGTAGTTATGCTGACCCCACTTGAATTTGCGATTCTCAAGCTGCTCGCGGCTAACCCGGGACAAGTCTTTAGTGCAGATACGATCTATGAATCGGTGTGGAAAGAGCGCATTGGATTTTCAGATAATACCGTCATGGTACACATTCGAAATCTACGGGAGAAGCTTGAAATTAATCCAAGAAAGCCAGAGTATATCAAGACGGTATGGGGTGTTGGATATAAAATGGATAAGTGA
- a CDS encoding dihydrofolate reductase family protein, with the protein MRKLVLFMHVSLDGYASDSNGGLNWIPYNEEFEKYAEEVVAEVGSPVYGRTTYRMMESYWPTVLDDPNESRHSIEHAKWLQDVKKIVISSTMDKPEWNNTMLIKDNIAEEIKALKEQPGKNLVIFGSPGAAKTLLELGLIDEFLLTICPVVLGSGKSVFDGGEKIRLKLLSSRTFDSGIIATRYELEK; encoded by the coding sequence ATGAGAAAACTCGTATTGTTCATGCATGTGTCGCTGGATGGGTATGCGTCAGATTCGAACGGAGGACTGAATTGGATTCCGTACAATGAGGAATTTGAGAAATACGCCGAGGAGGTTGTAGCCGAAGTCGGCTCTCCCGTTTACGGACGTACAACGTATCGGATGATGGAGAGCTACTGGCCCACGGTGCTGGATGATCCGAACGAGTCGAGGCACAGTATAGAGCATGCTAAATGGCTGCAGGATGTTAAGAAGATCGTCATTTCTAGCACGATGGACAAGCCGGAATGGAACAATACGATGCTGATCAAGGACAATATCGCAGAGGAAATCAAAGCGCTCAAGGAGCAGCCAGGCAAAAACCTCGTTATCTTCGGCAGCCCGGGGGCTGCGAAGACACTCCTTGAGCTCGGCCTGATCGACGAATTCCTACTGACGATTTGTCCGGTCGTCCTAGGCAGCGGGAAATCGGTATTCGACGGCGGCGAGAAAATCAGGCTTAAGCTGCTGTCCAGCCGGACGTTCGATTCGGGCATTATCGCGACCCGCTATGAGTTGGAGAAATAG
- a CDS encoding MFS transporter — protein MMSYLQSGQPGYTRASMALFGGAFVTFAELYSTQPLMPELTERFEVTPALSSLSLSVATISLAIALPLVAGFSDRWGRKRVMSLSLLASAAVSILVACSPNFQALLILRAIQGIAISGFPAIAMAYVNEEFDPAENARAMGLYVSGTSVGGMSGRIVISALADLFSWRIALLAVGLISLAIAVWFLRALPKASHSAPKRIAPSETLGMSIRALRNRSLAGIYALGFLLMGGFVAMYNYVGYLLTGEPYRLSQTVVSFVFVVYLMGTFSSAWMGKLADRLGRPQAIRLAIVISLAGCLLTLLPSLYVKILGLACFTFGFFGAHSVASGWVGRIAAGYRAQASSLYLLFYYGGSSAAGFAGGLFWGRYGWNGVVGMVVVVLLLAGLAERLVSHSAPKPAKEAAA, from the coding sequence ATGATGTCTTATTTACAATCCGGGCAGCCCGGATACACTCGTGCCTCGATGGCGCTGTTCGGCGGGGCTTTCGTTACCTTTGCGGAGCTCTACTCCACCCAGCCGCTTATGCCCGAACTAACGGAGAGGTTCGAAGTAACCCCTGCCTTATCCAGTCTGTCACTATCCGTTGCGACAATCAGCCTGGCGATCGCATTGCCTCTCGTCGCGGGCTTCTCTGACCGCTGGGGGCGCAAGCGCGTCATGAGTCTGTCGCTTCTGGCATCCGCGGCTGTATCGATTCTAGTCGCTTGCTCGCCAAACTTCCAAGCGTTGCTAATCCTGCGAGCAATACAAGGGATTGCGATATCCGGTTTCCCTGCAATCGCGATGGCCTATGTCAACGAGGAGTTCGACCCCGCCGAGAACGCGCGCGCGATGGGGCTTTACGTCAGTGGCACCTCTGTCGGGGGGATGTCAGGAAGAATCGTCATCAGCGCCTTGGCGGATCTGTTTTCCTGGCGAATCGCCCTGCTCGCCGTTGGACTAATCAGCCTTGCGATTGCGGTCTGGTTCCTGCGTGCACTGCCGAAGGCCAGCCACTCCGCCCCTAAGCGAATTGCGCCGTCCGAAACTCTGGGGATGTCGATAAGAGCGCTGCGGAATCGCTCCCTTGCGGGGATCTATGCGCTCGGATTCTTGTTGATGGGCGGCTTCGTCGCCATGTATAACTATGTTGGTTATCTGCTGACGGGTGAACCCTACAGGCTGAGCCAGACTGTTGTGAGCTTCGTGTTCGTTGTATATTTGATGGGGACGTTCAGCTCGGCATGGATGGGCAAGCTGGCCGATCGCCTGGGAAGGCCCCAAGCGATCAGGCTGGCGATCGTTATCTCCCTAGCCGGCTGCCTTTTGACTTTATTGCCATCATTGTATGTGAAGATCCTTGGGCTCGCCTGCTTCACCTTCGGGTTCTTCGGTGCCCATTCCGTCGCTAGCGGCTGGGTCGGACGAATAGCTGCAGGCTACCGCGCACAGGCATCCTCGCTTTATCTCTTGTTTTATTACGGGGGGTCAAGCGCTGCGGGATTCGCTGGCGGCTTGTTTTGGGGCCGATACGGCTGGAACGGCGTTGTTGGCATGGTCGTGGTCGTGCTGCTCTTGGCTGGCTTGGCCGAACGACTAGTCAGTCATTCCGCCCCTAAGCCAGCAAAGGAAGCAGCGGCTTGA
- a CDS encoding MerR family transcriptional regulator, protein MKASEVSKLTGLPISTLRFYERKELIPVQFVARDENNYRVYDKEVVGFLEDVKTLLSVGFTIQELILLINESENSYKEKKVLVMEKIQHIQEQKEKLELSKVFLMDVLEGKASFQTHCRS, encoded by the coding sequence ATGAAAGCGAGTGAAGTTTCGAAGTTGACGGGGCTGCCAATATCCACCTTGCGATTCTATGAACGCAAGGAGTTGATTCCGGTGCAATTTGTAGCGAGGGATGAAAATAATTATCGCGTCTATGATAAAGAAGTGGTTGGCTTTCTGGAGGACGTGAAAACGCTGCTCTCCGTAGGTTTTACTATTCAAGAATTAATCTTGCTCATCAATGAAAGCGAAAATTCTTATAAAGAAAAGAAAGTCCTGGTGATGGAGAAAATTCAACATATCCAAGAGCAAAAAGAAAAATTGGAATTATCAAAAGTTTTTTTAATGGATGTATTAGAGGGCAAAGCAAGTTTTCAAACTCATTGCAGATCTTAA
- a CDS encoding PadR family transcriptional regulator, whose product MLKGVLEGCILEIISRNETYGYEITRRLNALGFTDVVEGTVYTILIRLEKNKLVEITKKPSDMGPPRKFFAINEAGRQELKRFWGKWEFISLKMNELKEEK is encoded by the coding sequence ATGCTCAAAGGGGTGCTCGAGGGCTGTATCCTTGAAATAATAAGCCGCAACGAAACCTACGGCTACGAAATCACGCGGCGCCTGAACGCCCTTGGCTTCACGGATGTTGTGGAAGGGACGGTGTACACCATCCTGATTAGACTTGAAAAAAACAAGCTGGTGGAGATCACGAAGAAACCCTCCGATATGGGACCGCCGCGTAAGTTTTTCGCGATTAATGAAGCAGGGCGCCAGGAACTGAAGAGGTTCTGGGGAAAATGGGAGTTCATATCATTAAAGATGAACGAGTTAAAGGAGGAGAAGTAA
- a CDS encoding DUF1572 family protein — translation MTEITAVLKNRFDAIEKRIILVLNQLDDQQVNWRPNESSNSITNLIVHISGNINERIGMAMNNKPFSRDRDKEFETQFKTKAELIELTHTSFGEVQTALTGNREQSNLEIFIQSATHFSEHMGQILYIAKILKDEDYITTSVPKKKSL, via the coding sequence ATGACCGAGATAACAGCTGTATTGAAGAATAGATTTGATGCCATTGAGAAAAGAATCATCTTGGTATTGAATCAGTTAGACGACCAACAAGTTAACTGGCGCCCTAACGAGTCTAGCAATAGCATAACAAATTTAATTGTTCATATAAGCGGGAACATTAATGAGCGGATTGGCATGGCCATGAACAATAAACCATTCTCCAGAGATCGCGATAAGGAATTTGAAACGCAATTTAAAACGAAAGCTGAATTAATCGAACTAACCCATACTTCATTTGGCGAAGTTCAAACCGCTTTAACCGGAAATCGTGAACAATCGAACCTAGAGATTTTTATTCAGAGCGCGACGCATTTCTCTGAACACATGGGACAGATTTTATATATTGCCAAGATTCTAAAGGACGAAGACTATATAACAACATCCGTGCCAAAGAAGAAATCACTATGA
- a CDS encoding class I SAM-dependent methyltransferase: MLKNNSLLFFKKFIHNPKYVGSITPSSRYLANRMVAAAKWEEAENIVEIGSGTGAITQVIAKRVMLKSKVILFEKDEEMAQKLHQNFPQFTREGNALRLVAQLKKHNIHEVDYIFSGLPFYNFPTDMRLQLILQCKEALKPGGKLIAFQYSLQMKNLLSEHFEIETISLVPLNIPPAFVYVCRKPDRFKGEK; encoded by the coding sequence ATGTTAAAGAATAATTCACTACTTTTTTTCAAAAAATTCATTCATAATCCTAAATATGTGGGTAGTATTACTCCAAGCTCGCGTTATTTGGCGAATCGTATGGTTGCAGCGGCCAAGTGGGAGGAAGCTGAGAATATTGTGGAAATTGGGTCTGGGACTGGTGCAATCACTCAAGTTATTGCAAAACGCGTCATGCTTAAAAGTAAGGTGATTTTGTTTGAAAAAGATGAAGAAATGGCTCAAAAGCTTCATCAGAATTTTCCGCAGTTTACGAGGGAAGGTAACGCTTTAAGATTAGTTGCTCAGCTCAAGAAGCATAATATCCATGAAGTTGATTATATTTTTAGCGGATTGCCATTTTATAATTTCCCCACCGATATGCGTCTCCAATTGATTCTACAATGCAAAGAAGCACTGAAACCAGGTGGTAAATTAATTGCATTTCAGTATTCCTTACAGATGAAAAACCTGCTTTCGGAGCATTTTGAAATTGAAACCATTTCTCTGGTTCCCTTGAATATTCCGCCAGCTTTTGTTTATGTTTGCAGGAAACCAGATAGGTTTAAAGGGGAGAAGTAA